Proteins encoded together in one Shewanella acanthi window:
- a CDS encoding UPF0149 family protein gives MATPPSLRIDSLKIALDAAEIGQHPVEVHGALVGLICGGVDQSGDMWIKPLFDLMNDGQPLPAPLHQLVCELFQDSITRLVDFEFGFMPLLPEEEEPLSKRVEALSLWTQSFLTGIAIIQPKLNQASAEVREVIKDLAEIAQVEFDVADDEESEAAYVELLEFVRIAAILCYSEFGPELPEGEPEETAVIH, from the coding sequence ATGGCAACCCCTCCTTCGTTACGTATCGACAGCCTGAAAATCGCCCTCGATGCGGCTGAAATTGGTCAACATCCGGTTGAAGTTCACGGTGCCCTCGTTGGGTTAATTTGTGGCGGTGTCGATCAAAGCGGTGATATGTGGATTAAACCCCTCTTCGACCTGATGAACGATGGTCAACCACTGCCAGCACCTTTGCATCAATTAGTGTGTGAATTATTCCAAGATTCGATTACCCGTCTGGTGGATTTTGAGTTTGGTTTTATGCCACTGCTGCCAGAAGAGGAAGAGCCATTAAGCAAGCGTGTCGAGGCGCTGTCGCTGTGGACTCAAAGTTTTCTTACCGGTATCGCGATTATTCAGCCTAAGTTAAACCAAGCGTCGGCCGAAGTGCGCGAAGTGATTAAAGATTTAGCTGAAATCGCCCAAGTTGAGTTCGATGTTGCCGACGATGAAGAGTCAGAGGCTGCCTATGTTGAACTGCTTGAGTTTGTGCGCATTGCCGCTATTTTATGTTACTCCGAATTTGGCCCCGAATTACCCGAGGGCGAGCCGGAAGAAACTGCGGTTATCCACTAA
- a CDS encoding thiol-disulfide oxidoreductase DCC family protein, which translates to MQLRIFFDGQCPLCQAEMRRLKRFDSRGLIALEDINAVDFEQRFSHINKHDAKRVLHGETFEGELLLGLDVSQRAWSLLDRRPWLKLLRLPPIKPIADWGYLLLAKHRYRLSYLLTGKKVCDSDCQL; encoded by the coding sequence ATGCAACTTAGGATATTTTTTGATGGCCAATGCCCGCTGTGTCAGGCAGAGATGCGCCGCCTTAAAAGATTCGATTCAAGGGGGCTTATCGCCCTTGAAGACATTAATGCCGTGGATTTTGAGCAGCGTTTTAGCCATATCAATAAGCATGATGCTAAACGCGTGCTACATGGCGAAACTTTTGAGGGCGAGTTGTTACTCGGTTTAGATGTCAGTCAGCGCGCGTGGTCACTGCTTGATCGTCGCCCTTGGCTTAAACTTTTGCGCTTGCCCCCGATTAAGCCCATCGCCGATTGGGGTTATCTGCTGCTGGCAAAACACAGATATCGCCTCTCCTACCTGCTCACGGGTAAAAAAGTGTGTGATAGCGACTGTCAGCTGTAA
- the gcvH gene encoding glycine cleavage system protein GcvH — protein sequence MSNIPTELKYASSHEWIRKEEDGSYTVGITEHAQELLGDMVFVELPEVGDTVSAGEDCAVAESVKAASDIYAPISGEVIAVNEALEDSPELVNSDAYGEGWFFRVMPSDESEVDALLDAEGYQAVIDEE from the coding sequence ATGAGCAATATTCCTACAGAACTGAAATACGCCTCTTCACACGAATGGATCCGTAAGGAAGAAGACGGCAGCTACACTGTGGGTATCACTGAGCATGCCCAAGAGCTGTTAGGTGACATGGTTTTCGTTGAGCTGCCAGAAGTGGGCGACACTGTATCTGCTGGTGAAGACTGCGCAGTCGCTGAGTCTGTTAAAGCGGCTTCTGACATCTACGCACCTATCTCTGGTGAAGTGATTGCAGTGAACGAAGCGCTGGAAGATTCTCCAGAATTAGTAAACAGCGATGCATACGGTGAAGGCTGGTTCTTCCGCGTAATGCCTTCTGACGAATCAGAAGTTGACGCGCTGCTGGATGCCGAAGGCTACCAAGCTGTAATCGACGAGGAATAA
- the mdh gene encoding malate dehydrogenase has product MKVAVLGAAGGIGQALALLLKTQLPAGSQLSLYDIAPVTPGVAVDLSHIPTAVEIKGFAGEDPTPALVGADVVLISAGVARKPGMDRSDLFNINAGIVRNLIEKVAATCPKALVGIITNPVNTTVAIAAEVLKKAGVYDKNRLFGVTTLDVIRSETFVAELKGLNVADVKVNVIGGHSGVTILPLLSQIEGVTFSDEEVASLTKRIQNAGTEVVEAKAGGGSATLSMGQAACRFGLSLVRGLQGEANVVECAYVDGGSEHAEFFAQPVLLGKNGIEQVLPYGEVSAFEANARDAMLDTLKGDITLGVDFVK; this is encoded by the coding sequence ATGAAAGTTGCTGTACTTGGTGCTGCTGGTGGTATTGGCCAGGCTCTCGCCCTACTGTTAAAAACTCAATTACCTGCGGGTTCTCAACTGTCTCTATACGATATCGCACCGGTTACTCCGGGTGTTGCGGTTGACTTAAGCCACATCCCAACCGCCGTTGAAATCAAAGGTTTCGCCGGTGAAGATCCAACTCCAGCACTAGTTGGTGCTGACGTAGTTCTGATCTCTGCGGGTGTTGCGCGTAAGCCTGGTATGGACCGTTCAGATCTGTTCAACATCAATGCTGGTATCGTTCGCAACCTGATCGAAAAAGTGGCTGCAACTTGCCCTAAAGCGTTAGTAGGTATCATCACTAACCCAGTTAACACGACTGTTGCTATCGCTGCAGAAGTACTGAAAAAAGCTGGTGTTTACGACAAGAACCGTCTGTTCGGTGTTACCACTCTGGACGTTATCCGTTCTGAAACCTTCGTAGCTGAATTAAAAGGCCTGAACGTTGCTGACGTTAAAGTTAACGTTATCGGCGGCCACAGTGGCGTGACGATTCTGCCATTACTGTCTCAAATCGAAGGCGTCACTTTCTCTGATGAAGAAGTTGCCTCTCTGACCAAACGTATCCAAAACGCGGGTACTGAAGTGGTTGAAGCTAAAGCCGGTGGCGGTAGCGCGACTCTGTCTATGGGTCAAGCAGCTTGCCGTTTTGGTCTGTCTCTGGTTCGTGGTCTGCAAGGCGAAGCTAACGTTGTTGAATGTGCATACGTTGACGGCGGTAGCGAGCACGCTGAGTTCTTCGCTCAACCAGTTCTGCTGGGCAAAAACGGTATCGAACAAGTTCTACCATACGGCGAAGTCAGTGCTTTCGAAGCTAACGCTCGCGATGCAATGCTAGATACGCTGAAAGGCGATATCACTTTAGGTGTTGATTTCGTTAAGTAA
- the ubiH gene encoding 2-octaprenyl-6-methoxyphenyl hydroxylase — protein sequence MTATNQMQTSIQNVDIAIVGGAMAGATLALALSQLSSPNAPLKVALIEAMPPSTNHPGFDARSIAIAHGSIFQLSRLGIWPKLAHLGTPIRDIHVSDRGHFGMTELNAEQFHLDALGQVVELERVGKALFDELKKSSVLLFCPAKLSDLKADIDAHTLVLDTGEHIRAKLVVAADGLQSKVRSSFNLPVTQVSFEQTAIVANLQTDKPHQHWAYERFTQTGPLALLPMADNQGQPRLSLVWALDDEAANKMLNAPKQAFLATLQQAFGYRAGQFIDVSERHAYPLNLAYMPRPIHHRCVFIGNAAQTLHPIAGQGFNLGLRDVMSLLEVLQEALLAGNDVGAANITHAYLKAREQDRNTTLTNIEFLVRGFSNQYWPLALGRNLGLRLLSWLPPLKTPVAHRAMGWK from the coding sequence GTGACGGCTACGAATCAGATGCAAACTTCAATTCAAAACGTTGATATCGCCATTGTTGGTGGCGCCATGGCAGGCGCGACGCTCGCCTTGGCATTGAGTCAGTTATCCTCGCCTAATGCGCCGTTAAAGGTCGCGCTGATTGAGGCTATGCCTCCAAGCACAAACCATCCAGGATTCGATGCCCGCTCGATTGCCATTGCCCACGGCTCGATTTTTCAATTATCGCGCCTTGGTATTTGGCCTAAGCTTGCCCATTTAGGCACGCCGATTCGGGATATCCATGTGTCCGACCGCGGCCACTTTGGGATGACAGAGCTCAATGCCGAGCAGTTTCACTTAGATGCCCTAGGCCAAGTGGTTGAGTTAGAGCGCGTGGGCAAAGCCCTCTTCGATGAACTGAAAAAATCTTCCGTGTTGCTCTTTTGCCCAGCCAAGCTTAGCGATCTTAAGGCCGATATCGATGCCCACACACTGGTGCTCGATACTGGCGAGCACATTCGCGCTAAGCTGGTTGTCGCCGCCGATGGTCTGCAATCCAAGGTGCGCAGCAGCTTTAATCTGCCTGTTACTCAAGTCTCCTTCGAGCAAACCGCCATAGTTGCCAACCTGCAAACCGATAAGCCCCATCAACATTGGGCCTATGAGCGTTTCACTCAAACAGGACCATTAGCCTTACTGCCAATGGCCGATAACCAAGGTCAGCCGAGGTTATCCCTCGTATGGGCGTTGGATGATGAAGCCGCGAATAAGATGCTCAATGCACCAAAGCAAGCGTTTTTAGCCACGTTGCAACAAGCCTTTGGTTACCGTGCGGGGCAATTTATCGATGTCAGCGAGCGCCATGCCTACCCATTAAACCTTGCCTATATGCCAAGACCGATACACCACCGCTGCGTGTTTATCGGTAATGCGGCGCAAACCCTGCACCCAATTGCAGGGCAGGGCTTTAACTTGGGGCTTAGGGATGTCATGAGCCTGCTTGAGGTGCTACAGGAAGCGCTTCTCGCGGGGAACGATGTTGGCGCTGCTAACATCACCCATGCCTATTTAAAGGCGCGGGAGCAGGACAGAAACACCACTTTGACCAATATCGAATTCTTAGTTCGTGGCTTCTCTAACCAATACTGGCCGTTGGCGCTGGGTCGTAATTTGGGTTTGCGACTGCTGTCTTGGTTGCCACCACTAAAAACCCCCGTTGCCCACAGGGCGATGGGCTGGAAATAA
- the argR gene encoding transcriptional regulator ArgR gives MQTTKNQDDLVRIFKSILKEERFGSQSEIVSALQAEGFGNINQSKVSRMLSKFGAVRTRNAKQEMVYCLPAELGVPTAGSPLKNLVLDVDHNQAMIVVRTSPGAAQLIARLLDSIGKPEGILGTIAGDDTIFICPSSIQDIADTLETIKSLFNYAE, from the coding sequence ATGCAAACGACCAAGAACCAAGATGACCTTGTAAGAATTTTTAAGTCGATTTTAAAGGAAGAACGTTTTGGTTCTCAGAGTGAAATCGTCTCCGCATTACAAGCTGAAGGCTTTGGCAATATTAACCAATCTAAAGTGTCCCGCATGCTAAGCAAGTTCGGCGCAGTCCGCACCCGCAATGCAAAACAGGAGATGGTGTATTGCTTACCCGCAGAACTTGGCGTGCCGACCGCAGGCAGCCCACTGAAGAATCTCGTGCTGGATGTTGACCACAATCAGGCGATGATCGTCGTAAGAACCAGTCCAGGTGCAGCACAATTAATTGCTAGGCTACTCGACTCCATCGGCAAGCCCGAAGGCATTTTAGGGACGATTGCCGGTGACGATACCATCTTTATTTGTCCATCGAGTATCCAAGATATCGCCGACACCCTAGAAACCATCAAATCTTTATTCAATTACGCAGAATAA
- a CDS encoding cell division protein ZapA: MSNSAVEITLLGRTYSIACPAGQEEALRVVAQGVEQQLTAMKTKRNSINREEIAIMAALNIGHELYQEKQKNKQYMKQMDDRINLLQSTLENALVERSTK, encoded by the coding sequence ATGAGTAACAGTGCCGTTGAAATCACCCTGCTAGGACGCACCTACTCGATTGCCTGCCCTGCGGGTCAGGAAGAGGCGCTGCGTGTCGTAGCTCAAGGTGTAGAACAACAGCTCACCGCCATGAAAACAAAGAGAAACAGCATTAATCGTGAAGAGATTGCGATTATGGCTGCGCTGAATATTGGTCACGAGCTGTACCAAGAAAAGCAGAAAAATAAGCAATATATGAAACAAATGGATGACCGTATCAACCTGTTGCAGTCAACCCTCGAAAACGCCTTAGTTGAGCGTTCAACCAAATAG
- a CDS encoding FAD-dependent oxidoreductase, which yields MLSSQAYDIAIVGGGMVGLATAIGLAQADLNVVVIDAGQTEPVSGEPRLRVSAINKASQRLLEHLGAWTYLDTERVAPYQKMAVWDKDGFGKIAFDANSICEPSLGSIIENDAISYALAKRAAEFDNITHIENQRLDRIAFGEREAWLTLANGADSEIESVSAALVIAADGANSWVREQCKIPLTFWDYGHNALVATIRTELPHLATARQVFLKDGPLAFLPLYEDNLCSIVWSVPPEKANDLMAMTPEQFERSLTAAFDGSLGLCQLASERQAFPLRMRYARHFARHRLVLAGDAAHTIHPLAGQGVNLGFLDAASIIEVVSELHEAGKDIGDYGQLRALERWRKSDAMEMIAVMEGFKRLFEGGNPIKKAIRDLGLNLVDNVAGLKTVFMQQAMGNKSSLPKLCR from the coding sequence ATGTTAAGTTCACAAGCCTATGACATTGCCATTGTGGGTGGCGGCATGGTGGGACTGGCCACCGCGATTGGATTGGCCCAGGCCGATCTTAACGTTGTCGTGATTGACGCTGGCCAAACCGAGCCCGTGAGTGGTGAGCCGCGCCTTCGGGTTAGTGCCATCAATAAGGCGAGTCAACGCTTGCTGGAGCACCTCGGTGCTTGGACTTATTTAGATACGGAGCGCGTAGCGCCCTATCAAAAAATGGCGGTCTGGGATAAGGACGGCTTTGGCAAGATAGCCTTCGATGCCAACAGTATCTGTGAACCTAGCCTTGGCTCGATTATCGAGAACGATGCCATCAGCTATGCCTTAGCCAAACGCGCCGCCGAATTCGACAATATCACTCACATCGAGAATCAACGCCTCGATCGTATCGCTTTCGGTGAGCGTGAAGCATGGCTGACTTTAGCTAACGGAGCTGATTCTGAAATAGAAAGTGTGAGCGCAGCCCTCGTGATTGCCGCCGATGGTGCTAATTCCTGGGTGCGTGAGCAGTGCAAAATCCCACTTACCTTCTGGGACTATGGCCATAATGCCTTGGTTGCGACCATTCGCACTGAGCTGCCGCACCTTGCCACCGCCCGTCAGGTGTTTTTAAAAGATGGTCCGCTGGCCTTCCTGCCGCTCTATGAGGATAACCTCTGCTCTATCGTCTGGTCGGTGCCGCCAGAAAAGGCCAATGACTTAATGGCGATGACGCCGGAGCAATTCGAGCGCAGCCTTACCGCCGCCTTCGATGGCAGCTTAGGTCTGTGTCAGTTAGCCAGCGAGCGTCAGGCATTTCCACTGCGTATGCGTTATGCCCGCCATTTCGCCCGCCACCGTTTAGTGCTCGCGGGCGATGCCGCCCATACGATTCATCCGCTGGCCGGCCAAGGCGTCAATCTTGGATTTCTCGATGCGGCAAGCATCATAGAAGTGGTGAGTGAACTGCACGAAGCGGGTAAAGACATTGGCGATTATGGTCAGCTAAGGGCGCTGGAGCGTTGGCGTAAGAGCGACGCCATGGAGATGATTGCCGTGATGGAAGGCTTTAAGCGCCTTTTTGAAGGCGGCAACCCAATCAAGAAGGCGATTCGCGATCTTGGCCTTAACCTTGTCGATAATGTCGCTGGGCTGAAAACAGTGTTCATGCAACAGGCCATGGGCAATAAGTCCTCCTTGCCTAAGCTGTGTCGATAG
- the gcvT gene encoding glycine cleavage system aminomethyltransferase GcvT encodes MANKTVLFNKHLESNAKMVDFHGWDMPLNYGSQIEEHHAVRQDAGMFDVSHMTVVDVIGSDACAFLRKLLANDVAKLKVPGKALYGGMLDENAGVIDDLITYYLSDTNYRVVVNSATREKDLAWIAKQSQGFDVTVTERPELAMIAVQGPNAKAKAAAVFTAEQNAAIEGMKPFFGKQTGSLFIATTGYTGEVGYEIIVPEAEAEALWQALLDQGVKPCGLGARDTLRLEAGMNLYGLDMDETINPLAANMGWTIAWEPSDRDFIGRKALEALRDAGTDKLVGLIMEEKGVLRHDMPVYFTDAAGVEQQGVITSGTFSPTLGYSIAMARVPNTIGDTAEVEMRKKRVAVRVVAPNFVRNGKQAF; translated from the coding sequence ATGGCTAATAAAACTGTTCTGTTTAACAAGCACTTAGAATCAAACGCTAAGATGGTCGACTTCCACGGTTGGGATATGCCCCTCAACTATGGTTCACAAATCGAAGAACACCACGCCGTGCGTCAAGACGCAGGTATGTTCGACGTTTCTCACATGACAGTGGTTGATGTCATCGGTAGCGATGCGTGCGCATTCCTCCGTAAGCTGCTGGCAAACGATGTGGCCAAGCTTAAAGTGCCTGGTAAAGCCCTTTACGGCGGCATGTTAGATGAAAATGCTGGCGTTATCGACGACCTCATTACTTACTACTTAAGCGACACTAACTACCGTGTGGTAGTGAACAGCGCGACCCGCGAAAAAGACTTAGCTTGGATCGCCAAGCAATCCCAAGGTTTTGATGTGACTGTGACCGAGCGTCCTGAGCTGGCGATGATCGCCGTTCAAGGTCCTAACGCTAAGGCCAAAGCCGCCGCGGTATTCACAGCCGAGCAAAACGCCGCTATCGAAGGCATGAAACCTTTCTTCGGTAAACAAACCGGCTCTCTCTTTATTGCCACTACGGGTTACACCGGTGAAGTTGGCTACGAAATTATTGTGCCAGAAGCCGAAGCCGAAGCACTGTGGCAAGCCTTGTTAGATCAAGGCGTTAAGCCATGTGGTCTTGGCGCCCGCGACACCCTACGTTTAGAAGCCGGTATGAACCTCTACGGCCTCGACATGGACGAAACCATCAACCCACTTGCCGCCAACATGGGCTGGACCATTGCATGGGAACCAAGTGATCGTGATTTCATCGGCCGTAAGGCGCTTGAAGCCCTGCGCGATGCGGGTACCGACAAACTGGTGGGGCTTATCATGGAAGAGAAGGGCGTTCTGCGCCACGATATGCCAGTCTATTTCACTGACGCTGCGGGTGTTGAGCAGCAGGGTGTGATCACAAGTGGTACTTTCTCGCCTACATTGGGCTATTCTATTGCGATGGCGCGTGTTCCTAACACTATTGGGGATACTGCAGAAGTCGAAATGCGTAAAAAGCGTGTGGCTGTTAGAGTAGTTGCGCCAAACTTTGTGCGTAACGGTAAACAAGCATTTTAA
- a CDS encoding Dyp-type peroxidase, with amino-acid sequence MDIQNMPREQLGVCAEGNLHSVYLMFNANDGVESQLRPCIANVAQYIYELTDQYSDSAFNGFVSIGANFWDSLYPSSRPELLKPFPAMEAGNREAPAIEYDLFVHLRCDRYDILHLVANEISQMFEDLVELVEEERGFRFMDSRDLTGFVDGTENPKGRHRQEVALVGDEDPEFRGGSYIHVQKYAHNLSKWHRLPLKKQEDIIGRTKQDNIEYESEDKPLTSHIKRVNLKDENGKSIEILRQSMPYGSLKEQGLMFISTCRTPDNFEKMLHSMVFGDGAGHHDHLMHFTSALSGSSFFAPALDFMLQFDN; translated from the coding sequence ATGGATATTCAAAATATGCCGCGTGAACAGTTGGGTGTGTGTGCAGAGGGAAACTTACATAGCGTCTATTTAATGTTTAATGCGAACGACGGTGTTGAGTCTCAATTACGTCCCTGTATTGCCAACGTAGCGCAGTATATTTATGAGTTGACGGATCAATATTCTGACAGTGCATTCAATGGTTTTGTCAGCATTGGTGCAAACTTCTGGGATAGTCTCTATCCTAGTTCTCGCCCTGAGCTACTCAAGCCTTTTCCTGCTATGGAGGCGGGCAACCGTGAAGCCCCAGCCATAGAGTATGACTTGTTCGTGCACCTGCGCTGTGACCGTTACGACATACTGCATTTAGTAGCAAATGAAATCAGTCAAATGTTCGAAGACTTAGTCGAACTCGTCGAAGAAGAACGTGGCTTTAGATTTATGGACAGCCGTGATCTCACAGGCTTTGTCGATGGCACTGAAAATCCTAAGGGGCGCCATCGCCAAGAAGTCGCGCTCGTGGGTGATGAAGACCCTGAGTTTAGGGGCGGCAGTTATATCCACGTACAAAAGTATGCCCACAACCTGAGCAAGTGGCATAGATTACCCCTTAAAAAGCAAGAGGATATCATCGGCCGTACCAAGCAAGATAATATCGAGTACGAATCTGAGGATAAGCCGTTAACCAGTCATATTAAGCGGGTTAACCTTAAGGATGAAAACGGTAAGTCGATTGAAATCCTGCGTCAGAGCATGCCCTACGGCTCGCTCAAAGAGCAGGGATTGATGTTTATTTCCACCTGCCGTACGCCTGATAACTTTGAAAAGATGCTGCATAGTATGGTGTTTGGCGATGGCGCAGGTCACCACGATCACTTGATGCACTTTACCAGCGCCTTGTCGGGGTCATCCTTCTTTGCTCCCGCGCTCGACTTTATGCTGCAGTTTGATAACTAA
- the folM gene encoding dihydromonapterin reductase, with translation MSAPILITGVGKRIGYALAKHLLAQGETVIGTYRSHYPSIDELNALGAILYQCDFYDKDELKTLVSELQKLPTLRAIIHNASDWLSDGKSTDGALDGMTQVMERMMQVHVHVPYLLNLSLESQLRAGAQGEIGAADIIHLTDYVAQKGSAKHIAYAASKAALENLTLSFAAKFAPEVKVNSIAPAMILFNPSDDDAYRQKTLAKAMLPKEAGNQEIIALVDYLLGSRYVTGRSHAVDGGRQLK, from the coding sequence CTGTCTGCTCCCATTCTTATCACAGGTGTCGGTAAACGTATCGGCTATGCGCTGGCTAAGCATCTGCTGGCTCAGGGCGAAACCGTTATTGGCACCTATCGCAGTCATTATCCCAGTATTGACGAGCTCAACGCGCTAGGCGCAATCCTTTATCAATGTGATTTTTACGATAAGGATGAGCTGAAAACCTTAGTCAGTGAATTACAAAAGCTGCCAACGCTTCGCGCCATTATCCACAACGCTTCGGATTGGTTATCCGATGGTAAATCTACCGATGGCGCATTGGATGGGATGACGCAGGTGATGGAGCGGATGATGCAGGTGCATGTGCACGTGCCCTATCTGTTGAATTTAAGTTTAGAGTCGCAGCTGCGAGCAGGTGCGCAGGGAGAAATCGGCGCGGCCGATATTATTCATCTCACCGATTATGTGGCTCAAAAGGGCAGTGCCAAGCATATCGCCTATGCCGCAAGTAAAGCCGCGCTTGAAAATCTGACGCTTTCCTTCGCCGCCAAATTTGCGCCCGAGGTGAAGGTTAACTCCATCGCGCCTGCGATGATCCTCTTTAACCCAAGCGATGATGACGCCTATCGGCAAAAGACTTTAGCCAAGGCGATGTTGCCGAAGGAAGCGGGTAATCAAGAGATTATTGCGTTGGTGGATTACTTACTTGGCAGTCGTTATGTAACGGGCAGAAGCCATGCTGTCGATGGTGGACGACAGCTTAAATAA
- a CDS encoding 5-formyltetrahydrofolate cyclo-ligase — protein MALNGLNRAALRKQIRLERNSLTDTEQQQASIAALKHILSELMERQVKRVALYLTHDGELATAPLIAALWQLGIHTYLPRLHPFNPGQLLFLHYSESSIMLPNQFGILEPKLDVRDVMPIDALDVVITPLVAFDSKGNRMGMGGGYYDRTLANWSIHGKPLPMGYAHDCQKVELLPCEHWDVPLPIIVTPSGLLRFKL, from the coding sequence ATGGCGCTTAACGGCTTAAATCGCGCGGCGCTTCGTAAGCAAATTCGCCTTGAACGTAACTCACTAACAGACACCGAACAGCAACAGGCAAGCATTGCCGCCCTTAAGCACATCCTTAGCGAACTTATGGAAAGACAAGTAAAACGGGTGGCGCTTTATCTTACCCACGATGGAGAGCTTGCCACCGCGCCCTTAATCGCCGCGCTTTGGCAGTTGGGGATTCACACTTACCTGCCAAGACTGCATCCCTTTAATCCAGGACAATTACTGTTTTTGCATTACAGCGAAAGCTCCATCATGCTGCCGAATCAATTTGGCATTCTAGAGCCCAAGCTGGATGTACGTGACGTGATGCCTATTGATGCGCTGGATGTAGTGATCACCCCGCTGGTCGCCTTCGATAGCAAAGGTAATCGCATGGGGATGGGCGGCGGCTATTACGATAGAACCCTTGCCAATTGGAGCATTCATGGCAAACCACTGCCCATGGGTTACGCCCACGATTGCCAAAAAGTCGAGCTACTGCCCTGCGAGCACTGGGATGTACCGCTGCCGATTATCGTGACCCCGAGTGGCCTGCTTAGATTTAAGCTCTAG